The following coding sequences are from one Macrobrachium rosenbergii isolate ZJJX-2024 chromosome 36, ASM4041242v1, whole genome shotgun sequence window:
- the LOC136856657 gene encoding calcium and integrin-binding protein 1-like — translation MGQGNSQFTEIELEEYQELTYFTKKEILYAHKRFKYLAPEKVGHNRNVKLPMDKLLTLPELRANPFSERMCLIFSSTKDGDCTFEDFLDMMSVFSEAAPKSVKADYAFRIFDFDGDDYLGRRDLEETITRLVSPQRFSQSDMEALVTRVLEEADLDDDGMLSFAEFEHVISKSPDFANSFRIRL, via the exons GAACTAACCTACTTCACAAAAAAGGAGATTCTAta TGCTCATAAGAGGTTTAAGTATCTGGCACCTGAAAAAGTTGGTCACAATAGGAACGTTAAACTACCAATGGATAAGCTTCTTACTTTACCAGAATTAAGAGCAAATCCGTTTAGTGAGAGGATGTGCTTGATTTTCTCATCAACCAAG GATGGGGACTGTACATTTGAAGATTTTCTAGACATGATGTCAGTTTTCAGTGAAGCAGCACCAAAGTCTGTAAAAGCCGATTATGCATTCCGAATTTTTG ATTTTGATGGCGATGATTATCTTGGAAGGAGAGATCTTGAAGAAACCATTACGAGGCTTGTGTCTCCTCAGCGTTTTTCACAGAGTGACATGGAG GCCTTGGTGACAAGAGTTTTAGAAGAAGCAGATCTAGATGATGATGGAATGCTGTCGTTTGCTGAATTTGAACATGTAATCTCCAAGTCTCCTGACTTTGCAAA CTCATTTAGGATTCGGCTGTGA
- the LOC136856659 gene encoding uncharacterized protein: MNCSQNSNEGTAVSVTTQVAEGTGDGRLASSSPHSRLPPTSFATDLTKCIPSWQQIFPWLHYEEKTSMFTCLLCEWGSMNPNLIKVFQVAVPKDVHLVAKKLRKHKESLNHQKISGKRQTLSDLCKYMYPLLKTFSQDTSSLEDIIQTVTDLAGGSFPGPQDTPSKFAFAGYMSKRIAECIEEDLLNSLSESPCFSILTLENYEYIILRWINSSGESEEHLFCSHIGFPGQEISCITYLENRSIDMSKLVSYTVLSKSSEGETSHKMSPVISSPVRCPDFELFVNWVEEASFLKELFEHLNVLTRLCKTYFHKYAGFPEAYDLICIEEPFSQSCILDEKILTFYFENVDLLRDIATDIHKRTRNMDAYGFSSQKLRSHEVMARCAFLFPKLHVIVKSLFLDHNQSACKALENFNDELCMRMKELKEDTDEYVLLSLFNIYVSHLIVTRPSTEKHVTDILSKNVDDITQEDIDVLLPSLLREYKHIGSEQLLKDFKALQSCISDKDSCSMLHVLEILHATPDLQSKFPQFSLLSKKSKVLPCFLAKKQQSLFNVASLQMFLAGRVANHLKHPITLIILEGPSCEQISVDQVLEMWSRKWKTGPPHRMDFSGLGESVYKI; the protein is encoded by the coding sequence ATGAATTGCTCACAAAATTCAAATGAAGGTACAGCTGTCTCTGTAACAACTCAAGTGGCAGAAGGTACTGGAGATGGCCGCCTTGCTTCGTCATCACCTCACAGTCGACTGCCTCCAACTTCATTTGCCACAGATCTCACAAAATGCATTCCATCTTGGCAACAAATATTCCCATGGCtacattatgaagaaaaaacttcaaTGTTTACCTGTTTACTATGTGAATGGGGAAGTATGAACCCAAATTTGATCAAAGTTTTTCAAGTTGCAGTTCCAAAAGATGTCCATTTAGTTGcaaaaaaattgaggaaacacaaagagagtctCAACCATCAGAAAATATCTGGAAAACGCCAAACTCTCTCAGACTTGTGTAAGTACATGTATCCTCTATTAAAAACTTTCTCACAAGACACCTCAAGTTTAGAAGATATTATCCAGACGGTAACAGATTTAGCAGGAGGTTCATTTCCAGGACCTCAAGACACACCATCAAAATTTGCCTTTGCAGGCTATATGAGCAAACGTATTGCTGAGTGCATAGAAGAGGATCTTCTAAATTCACTGTCAGAAAGCCCATGTTTTAGCATCCTAACCTTGGAGAACTATGAGTACATCATATTACGATGGATTAATTCCAGTGGGGAGAGTGAAGAGCACCTCTTTTGTAGTCACATAGGCTTTCCAGGCCAAGAAATCTCTTGTATAACATATTTAGAGAATCGTAGTATTGATATGAGTAAATTGGTATCATATACAGTTCTCTCTAAATCTTCAGAAGGTGAGACCAGTCACAAAATGTCTCCAGTTATTAGCTCCCCTGTCCGCTGTCCAGATTTTGAACTCTTTGTAAACTGGGTAGAGGAAGCGAGCTTTCTGAAAGAACTTTTTGAGCATCTGAATGTGTTGACTAGGCTCTGTAagacatattttcataaatatgcaGGTTTCCCAGAGGCATATGATTTGATATGTATTGAAGAACCATTCAGTCAGAGTTGCATTTTAGATgagaaaatattaactttttattttgaaaacgttgACTTGCTTAGGGATATTGCCACAGACATTCATAAAAGGACAAGAAATATGGATGCTTATGGCTTTAGTTCTCAGAAGTTGCGCAGTCATGAGGTCATGGCTCGATGTGCTTTTCTCTTTCCCAAGTTGCATGTGATAGTGAAGTCATTGTTTTTGGATCATAATCAGTCTGCATGTAAAGCACTTGAGAATTTCAATGACGAATTATGTATGAGAATGAAAGAACTTAAGGAAGATACAGATGAATATGTTCTTCTTTCGTTGTTTAACATATATGTGTCACACCTGATTGTAACCCGCCCATCAACAGAAAAACACGTCACTGACATACTGTCAAAGAATGTAGACGACATTACACAAGAAGACATTGATGTTTTGTTACCAAGTTTGCTGAGAGAATACAAACACATTGGGAGTGAACAGTTACTGAAAGATTTTAAAGCTTTACAGTCGTGTATATCAGACAAGGATAGTTGCAGTATGCTTCACGTTCTTGAAATTCTTCATGCAACACCAGATTTGCAAAGCAAGTTCCCTCAGTTTTCCTTACTCAGCAAGAAATCAAAGGTGCTTCCTTGTTTTCTGGCCAAAAAACAACAGAGTCTTTTTAATGTTGCCTCTCTGCAGATGTTCTTGGCAGGACGTGTTGCAAATCACTTGAAGCACCCTATTACCCTTATCATTTTAGAAGGTCCTTCGTGTGAACAGATAAGTGTAgatcaagttttggaaatgtggtcaagaaaatggaaaactggaCCTCCACACAGAATGGATTTTTCAGGCCTGGGAGAATCTGTGTACAAAATTTGA
- the Cdk7 gene encoding cyclin-dependent kinase 7 — protein MEVDGEKRQTSRIRIEEKLKRYEKIDFLGEGQFATVYKALDIETKQIVAVKKIKLGSREEARDGINRTALREIKLLQEVHHPNLIGLLDVFGYKSNVSLVFDFMDTDLEVIIKDTEHIILTPSNIKAYIIQTLRGLEYLHLHWILHRDLKPNNLLVNCEGILKIGDFGLARFFGSPNRQYSHQVVTRWYRSPELLFGARSYGTGVDMWAVGCILAEMLVRCPYFPGDSDLDQLTRIFTALGTPTEENWKDLTKLPDYVAFKHFEGSPLRDLFPAAREDLLELLGSLLMINPLKRCNCTQALKMAYFSNSPAPTPGPLLPLPPSIRKKTESEKPSLKRKIMEESGFGGSLAKKLQF, from the exons ATGGAAGTGGACGGGGAAAAGCGGCAGACGAGTAGAATAAGGATAGAAGAGAAGTTGAAGAGATACGAGAAAATAGACTTCTTAGGAGAGGGTCAG tttgcTACAGTCTATAAAGCTTTGGACATAGAAACAAAACAGATTGTTGCTGTGAAAAAG attAAACTGGGAAGTAGAGAAGAAGCACGGGATGGCATAAATCGCACAGctttaagagaaataaaactcCTGCAAGAAGTCCATCATCCAAATCTAATTGGTCTTTTAGATGTTTTTGGATACAAGTCCAATGTTTCACTTGTCTTTGACTTTATGGATACTGACTTGGAG gTCATTATCAAGGATACTGAACACATCATTCTAACTCCTTCAAATATCAAAGCCTATATAATACAGACATTACGCGGTCTTGAGTACTTACATCTTCATTGGATCCTTCATAGG gattTGAAGCCAAATAACTTACTAGTCAACTGTGAAGGCATATTGAAGATTGGTGATTTTGGTCTGGCACGATTCTTTGGCTCACCTAATAGACAGTATTCACATCAAGTAGTAACAAGATGGTATCG GAGTCCTGAGCTGTTGTTTGGAGCACGGTCTTATGGAACTGGTGTTGACATGTGGGCCGTAGGTTGTATTCTAGCTGAGATGCTGGTTCGCTGCCCATATTTTCCTGGAGACTCTGACTTAGATCAGCTTACGAGGATCTTTACTGCCTTAGGTACACCTACAGAAGAAAATTGGAAG GATTTAACAAAGTTACCTGATTATGTAGCCTTCAAGCACTTTGAAGGTTCTCCACTGAGAGATTTATTTCCTGCGGCTAGAGAAGATTTACTGGAGCTCCTAGGGTCATTGTTAATGATTAATCCTTTAAAAAGGTGTAATTGTACACAGGCATTAAAGATGGCTTATTTCAG taaCAGTCCAGCACCAACACCTGGACCTTTATTACCTCTTCCGCCATCAATACGCAAGAAGACAGAATCAGAGAAGCCTAGTCTGAAGCGGAAAATAATGGAAGAATCAGGTTTTGGAG GTTCTCTAGCCAAAAAGCTGCAGTTTTGA